The proteins below come from a single Rhizobium sp. BT04 genomic window:
- a CDS encoding PrkA family serine protein kinase: MLNGSVFDAFTRSYEARRETDMSVQEYLDLCKKDPIAYANATERLLAAIGEPQMVDTARDARLGRIFMNRTIRIYPAFAGFHGMEETIERIVSFFRHAAQGLEERKQILYLLGPVGGGKSSLAERLKLLMEVHPIYVLKAGDEISPVFESPLNLFDPETMGSLLQEQYGIPLRRLNGLMSPWCLKRLDDFGGDISRFRVVRVQPSRLRQIAIAKTEPGDENNQDISSLVGKVDIRKLETYSQNDPDAYSYSGGLNRANQGILEFVEMFKAPIKMLHPLLTATQEGNYIGSENIGAIPFSGIVLAHSNEAEWQTFKANKNNEAFIDRICVIKVPYCLRVTEEQKIYEKLIEGSELANAPCAPATLEMLARFSVLSRLRKHENSTFFSKMRTYDGESLKETDPRARSVQEYRDAAGIDEGMDGISTRFAFKVLASTFNHDTTDIGADPVHLMYVLEQSIRREQFSDDVEKRYLEFIKADLAPRYAEFIGNEIQKAYLESYADYGQNLFDRYVDYADAWIEDVDFKDPDTGQLLDRELLNQELTKIEKPAGIANPKDFRNEIVKFCLRSRAANGGKNPSWTSYEKIREVIEKRMFSQVEDLLPVISFGSKKDSETEKKHSEFVSRMAARGYTERQVRRLVEWYMRVKQAS, encoded by the coding sequence ATGCTGAACGGATCCGTATTTGATGCGTTTACGCGCAGTTACGAAGCGCGCCGCGAAACCGATATGTCGGTGCAGGAGTATCTCGATCTCTGCAAAAAAGACCCGATCGCCTATGCCAATGCGACGGAGCGCCTGCTCGCCGCGATAGGCGAGCCGCAGATGGTCGACACCGCGAGGGATGCGCGCCTCGGCCGCATCTTCATGAACAGGACCATTCGGATCTATCCGGCCTTTGCCGGCTTCCACGGCATGGAAGAGACGATTGAACGCATCGTTTCCTTCTTCCGTCATGCCGCGCAGGGGCTGGAGGAGCGCAAGCAGATCCTCTACCTGCTCGGCCCGGTCGGTGGCGGCAAGTCGTCGCTGGCGGAGCGGTTGAAGCTCTTGATGGAAGTTCATCCGATCTATGTGCTGAAGGCGGGCGACGAGATCAGCCCCGTTTTCGAAAGTCCGCTCAACCTCTTCGATCCTGAGACGATGGGGTCGCTGCTCCAGGAGCAATACGGCATCCCGCTGCGGCGCCTGAACGGGCTGATGAGCCCCTGGTGCCTGAAGCGGCTCGACGACTTTGGCGGCGATATTTCCCGCTTCCGTGTCGTCAGAGTTCAGCCTTCGCGGTTGCGCCAGATCGCCATCGCCAAGACCGAGCCCGGAGACGAGAACAATCAGGATATCTCGTCGCTGGTCGGCAAGGTCGACATCCGCAAGCTGGAAACCTATTCCCAGAACGATCCCGATGCCTACAGCTATTCCGGTGGGCTCAACCGCGCCAACCAGGGCATCCTCGAATTCGTCGAGATGTTCAAGGCGCCGATCAAGATGCTGCATCCGCTGCTGACCGCGACGCAGGAGGGGAACTATATCGGCTCCGAGAATATCGGCGCCATACCCTTCTCGGGCATCGTGCTGGCGCATTCGAACGAAGCGGAATGGCAGACCTTCAAGGCCAACAAGAACAACGAGGCCTTCATCGACCGTATCTGCGTGATCAAGGTGCCCTATTGCCTGCGCGTGACGGAAGAGCAGAAGATCTACGAGAAGCTGATCGAGGGATCGGAACTCGCCAATGCGCCATGCGCCCCGGCGACGCTCGAAATGCTTGCCCGCTTCTCCGTGCTTTCACGCCTGCGCAAGCACGAGAATTCGACGTTCTTCTCGAAGATGCGCACCTATGACGGCGAGAGCCTGAAAGAAACCGATCCGCGCGCCCGCAGCGTTCAGGAATACCGGGATGCTGCCGGTATCGACGAGGGCATGGACGGCATATCGACCCGCTTCGCCTTCAAGGTGCTCGCTTCCACCTTCAACCACGACACCACGGATATCGGCGCCGATCCGGTTCACCTGATGTATGTGCTGGAGCAGTCGATCCGCCGCGAGCAGTTTTCCGACGACGTCGAGAAGCGCTATCTGGAATTCATCAAGGCCGATCTTGCGCCGCGTTACGCAGAGTTCATTGGCAATGAGATCCAGAAGGCCTATCTTGAATCCTATGCGGACTACGGACAGAATCTGTTCGACCGCTACGTCGATTATGCCGATGCCTGGATCGAAGATGTGGACTTCAAGGATCCCGATACCGGTCAGCTTCTCGACCGCGAGCTCCTCAATCAGGAACTGACGAAAATCGAAAAGCCGGCGGGAATCGCCAATCCGAAGGATTTCCGCAACGAAATCGTCAAGTTCTGCTTGAGATCGCGGGCAGCCAACGGCGGAAAGAATCCGTCATGGACCAGCTACGAGAAAATCCGGGAAGTCATCGAAAAGCGGATGTTTTCGCAGGTCGAGGATCTTTTGCCGGTCATTTCCTTCGGGTCGAAAAAGGATTCCGAAACGGAAAAGAAGCACAGCGAATTCGTCTCGCGCATGGCCGCGCGGGGTTACACCGAGAGGCAGGTTCGACGCCTTGTGGAATGGTACATGCGCGTCAAACAGGCAAGTTAA
- a CDS encoding VOC family protein — MPKVVSNLWFAEEAREAVAFYVSIIPNSKIDRTTILPAETPSGPPGSVELIEFTLGDQAFLAMKAGPLDSFNHSFSIAILVENQAEIDRIWGAFLANGGAPEACGWLRDRWGLSWQIVPRILSEMIADSDRERAKRVTEVMLGMVKIDVAALEKAFNG; from the coding sequence ATGCCGAAGGTCGTTTCAAATCTGTGGTTTGCGGAGGAAGCCCGCGAAGCCGTCGCATTCTACGTGTCGATCATTCCGAATTCCAAGATCGACCGCACCACTATATTGCCGGCGGAAACGCCGAGCGGGCCTCCCGGCAGCGTCGAGCTGATCGAGTTCACGCTTGGCGACCAGGCCTTCCTGGCGATGAAGGCCGGCCCGCTCGACAGCTTCAACCATTCCTTCTCGATCGCGATTCTTGTGGAAAACCAGGCCGAGATCGATCGGATATGGGGGGCATTCCTCGCCAATGGCGGCGCGCCGGAGGCCTGCGGCTGGCTTAGGGATCGCTGGGGTCTTTCCTGGCAGATCGTTCCGCGTATTCTTTCCGAAATGATCGCCGACAGCGACCGTGAACGGGCGAAGCGCGTGACCGAGGTGATGCTCGGCATGGTCAAGATCGATGTCGCTGCGCTGGAAAAGGCGTTCAATGGCTGA
- a CDS encoding ATP-dependent helicase translates to MSNSFDDIPFFDEEPGEMARKPQPPAPPAGRAPAGGGIAARAMAARDGGKRPDYLAGLNPEQTEAVETLEGPVLVLAGAGTGKTRVLTTRIAHILNTGRAFPSQILAVTFTNKAAREMKERIALLVGGAVEGMPWLGTFHSIGVKLLRRHGELVGLRSDFTILDTDDVVRLIKQLIQAEGLDDKRWPAKQFAGMIDTWKNKGLGPADIPEGDARAFANGRGRDLYFAYQARLTTLNACDFGDLLMHPIAIFRKNPDLLKEYHGRFRYILVDEYQDTNTAQYMWLRLLAQRAKGEPQNVCCVGDDDQSIYGWRGAEVDNILRFEKDFPGAKVIKLERNYRSTEHILGAAAHLIAHNEGRLGKTLFTDRSDPDDVKVQVHASWDSEEEARAIGEEIEQLQRNKHLLNDMAILVRASFQMREFEDRFVTLGLNYRVIGGPRFYERLEIRDAMAYFRLVAQASDDLAFERIINTPKRGLGDTTVRALHDYARARDIPMLAAAADIIETDELKPKARKALFDVIQSFRRWQELLENTPHTELAEQILEESGYTDMWKNDKSAEAPGRLENLKELIRSMESFESMRGFLEHVSLVMDAETNENLDAVSIMTLHSAKGLEFDTVFLPGWEEGLFPHQRSLDESGRAGLEEERRLAYVGITRAKHRCHIWFVSNRRIHGLWQSTLPSRFLDELPETHVEVAEMEQSYGGYGRGGYGQSRFDKAEPFANSYSTPGWKRAQANKTDATRDNWGSRSGHAVERIGYGESGPKGRTIEGELVAKSTSSEPSRFTLGDRVFHLKFGNGNITGIEGNKLTIEFDRAGQKRVLDGFVERV, encoded by the coding sequence ATGAGCAATAGTTTCGACGATATTCCCTTTTTCGACGAAGAGCCGGGCGAGATGGCGCGCAAGCCGCAGCCTCCTGCCCCCCCCGCCGGAAGAGCGCCCGCCGGTGGCGGCATTGCTGCGCGCGCCATGGCGGCCCGTGACGGCGGCAAGCGGCCGGATTATCTCGCCGGGCTGAACCCGGAACAGACCGAAGCCGTCGAAACGCTGGAAGGCCCGGTGCTCGTGCTTGCCGGCGCCGGCACGGGCAAGACGCGGGTGCTGACCACCCGCATCGCCCATATCCTCAATACAGGCCGCGCCTTTCCCTCGCAGATTCTCGCCGTCACCTTCACCAACAAGGCGGCCCGCGAGATGAAGGAGCGCATCGCGCTGCTCGTCGGCGGCGCCGTCGAAGGCATGCCCTGGCTCGGCACTTTCCACTCGATCGGCGTCAAGCTGCTGCGCCGCCACGGCGAACTCGTCGGGCTGCGTTCCGATTTCACCATTCTCGATACCGACGACGTCGTCCGCCTGATCAAGCAGCTGATCCAGGCCGAAGGCCTCGACGACAAGCGCTGGCCAGCCAAGCAGTTCGCCGGCATGATCGACACCTGGAAAAACAAGGGGCTCGGCCCCGCCGATATTCCCGAGGGCGACGCCCGCGCCTTTGCCAATGGCCGCGGCCGCGATCTCTATTTTGCCTATCAGGCGCGCCTGACGACACTGAACGCCTGCGACTTCGGCGACCTGCTGATGCATCCGATCGCGATCTTCCGCAAGAATCCGGATCTCCTGAAGGAATATCACGGCCGCTTCCGCTATATCCTCGTCGACGAGTACCAGGACACCAACACCGCCCAATATATGTGGCTGAGGCTGCTGGCCCAGCGCGCCAAGGGCGAGCCGCAGAACGTCTGCTGTGTCGGTGACGACGACCAGTCGATCTATGGCTGGCGCGGCGCCGAGGTCGACAATATCCTGCGCTTCGAGAAGGACTTCCCCGGCGCCAAGGTTATCAAGCTCGAGCGCAACTACCGCTCGACCGAACATATCCTCGGCGCTGCCGCCCATCTGATCGCCCATAATGAAGGCCGGCTTGGCAAGACGCTGTTCACCGATCGCTCCGATCCCGACGACGTCAAGGTGCAGGTCCACGCCTCCTGGGATTCGGAGGAGGAAGCGCGCGCCATCGGCGAGGAGATCGAGCAACTCCAGCGGAACAAGCATCTCTTGAACGACATGGCGATCCTCGTGCGCGCCTCCTTCCAGATGCGCGAGTTCGAAGACCGCTTCGTCACCCTCGGGCTCAATTACCGCGTCATCGGCGGCCCGCGCTTCTACGAGCGCTTGGAAATCCGCGATGCTATGGCCTATTTCCGGCTGGTCGCTCAAGCCTCCGACGATCTCGCCTTCGAACGCATCATCAACACGCCGAAGCGCGGCCTCGGCGATACGACGGTGCGCGCGCTGCACGACTATGCGCGCGCCCGCGATATCCCTATGCTTGCCGCCGCCGCCGACATCATCGAAACCGACGAGCTGAAGCCGAAGGCGCGCAAAGCCCTCTTCGATGTGATACAATCTTTCCGCCGATGGCAGGAACTGCTTGAAAACACACCCCATACCGAACTTGCCGAGCAGATCCTCGAAGAGTCCGGCTATACCGACATGTGGAAGAACGACAAGAGCGCCGAAGCCCCCGGCCGCCTCGAAAACTTGAAGGAACTCATCCGCTCGATGGAAAGCTTCGAGTCGATGCGCGGCTTCCTCGAACACGTCTCCCTCGTCATGGATGCCGAGACTAACGAGAACCTCGACGCCGTTTCGATCATGACGCTGCACTCGGCCAAGGGCCTGGAATTCGACACCGTCTTCCTACCCGGCTGGGAAGAAGGCCTCTTCCCGCACCAGCGCTCGCTGGATGAGAGCGGCCGCGCCGGCCTGGAGGAAGAACGCCGCCTCGCCTATGTCGGCATCACCCGCGCCAAGCATCGCTGCCACATCTGGTTCGTCTCCAACCGCCGCATCCACGGCCTCTGGCAATCGACCCTGCCCTCGCGTTTCCTCGACGAACTGCCGGAAACTCATGTCGAGGTCGCCGAGATGGAGCAGAGCTACGGCGGTTACGGCCGCGGCGGCTACGGCCAGTCGCGCTTCGACAAGGCCGAACCCTTCGCCAATTCCTATTCCACGCCCGGCTGGAAACGCGCCCAGGCCAACAAGACCGACGCCACCCGCGACAATTGGGGCAGCCGCTCCGGCCATGCGGTCGAACGCATCGGCTACGGCGAAAGCGGCCCGAAAGGGCGCACGATCGAAGGCGAGCTGGTGGCGAAATCGACCTCGTCGGAACCGTCGAGGTTCACCCTCGGCGACCGCGTGTTCCACCTGAAATTCGGCAACGGCAACATCACCGGCATCGAAGGTAACAAGCTGACGATCGAGTTCGACCGTGCGGGGCAGAAGCGCGTCTTGGACGGGTTCGTCGAGCGCGTGTGA